The sequence below is a genomic window from Mesotoga sp. BH458_6_3_2_1.
CGAGAATCTGGAACGATAGAACACAGCGCCGATGTAGTAATTCTTATCTACAGACCTATTCTGTACAACAAGAGCGAGTCGTTGAACGAATATCACGCGATAGTCGGCAAACAAAGAAACGGAAAGACAGGCACTATCTACATGGACTTCAACATGACCAGACAGTTTATAGAAGGTACGGGAACATCCGTGAAATGCGAAGAAGAATGTTCACCTAGCCTTGTATAGAAACCGGTGCCCAGCACCGGTTTTTTTATCGCCCAAGCTCAGCAGGTTTTTCCGTAGACTGACTCACTTTTTGGAGGAACTTCATTTTTCTGGAGAGGGAAGTAAATAAAGAGCTTGAAAGAAAATCCCAATTGAGCCTGAGCCCTTTGGGATTCTCAACGAATCGGCGCGTTATCATTTGAAATGCGGTGGTACGTCTAGCTTTCCTTTCAATTTTGCCCTTCTTTAGCGCCTTTTGGAATTCGTGCTGTCAAAGGATAATGTCATCTCATTTCGAGCATAGGGACTTAGTATTTTGCGTTGAGATCACTTCTCCTCTTTTCACGGCAGCGGCACAGTTCTCAATGACATTTCTCTTGGTATGATTCCTTCTAGTTTGAAGTTGCTTCCTACCTTCTTCCCTATTTGGATATTGATGATAATTGTCTATCTTTTGACATGGTTGACGACTGCAATTCAGTCCTTCAAGGCAAAAGAATTCTTCTGTAGGTTCGTATCATTTTCTTCTTCCGAATTCTTCTTCGAAGTCTTCTCTAACTCATAGCTTGGCTCGTCTGTGAATCGGCTTCGAAATTCGATATAGAAGTTACGTATGCTAATATATTAGTATGCGATAATGAAGGCATTTTTTGATGAGATTGGTGTTTAACATGAAGAGGCCAATTCTTAAGAACAAACCTCTAGTCGAGGCAATATTTGAGTTGCGCTGGGCTCTGAAAACCCAGGAGTCCGGATCGATAGTCGATCCTCATTATAGGATAGTCTTGGGCAGTTTATACAGTAGAATTCGTGATGAATATCCTTTTCACGAACAGCTTCCTTCAGCTTCTATACCTGACGAAATGGCGCCTTTTGTTGTTCAGCACCGGTTCCGAAAGGAGCAAGAGTCTTGGCCATTGGTGCAGCTGGGACCCGGAATTATCACGCTGAATGCGACTGAAGACTATTCATGGGATGACTTCAGTTACAGAATTGACAGGTTGATCGAAAGTTTCTTTGAGTCTTATCCAGATCCAAACATCAACTTGAAGGTTAATATGCTTTCCCTCAGATATATTGATGCGATAGGTTTTGATTACTCTTCGGAAGACTTGTTCTGTTTCTTGCAGAAGAATCTGAAAGTGAACGCTGAGATAGACAGCAAGCTCTTTGAGAAATGCAGTGTAGACAAAAATCCTATTGCATTTGATTTTAGATATGCTTTTCCGGCAAAGGAAGAAGATAGTCAATTGAATTTCCGTGTAATGCGAGCCAAGAAGAATGGGAGAGATGTTCTGCTCTGGGATACCCAGATTGTTAGGATCTCAGATGAAGCTCTCAGTTCGGTTGTGGAAATCATGAAATGGGTTTCTGAAGCTCATTCTTTGGCGGAAGAATGGTTCTTTGGGTTGATTGAAGGTGATTTAGTCAGGAGGTTTCAGTGATGTTAGCTATTACGGTTAGAGAATACGATTCCTATGTATTGCCTAACGGGACGGCTTCGTCAGTTTTCGAGAATTCCTCTGTCTTGTCCAGGCAATTCCCAGAATCAGCAGTGTACCAGACCCTTAATCCTGCAAGGATCATCGTATCGGGGTTCAGATCATGTGGTTTTGCCGACGCCGGTACTGTGCTCGATACATTGCTTCCTGTCTGGTTCTCGGAGACAGGGACTTCAGAAATTCTTCCCAATGTGAGAGAAGCCAGGGATTCTGTACCTCTGCCAGGCCATTTGCCCCCAAAAGCAAGGTACAAGATTAGATTGACCATTAGAAACGTAAGAAAAGGTCAGCCAAGCCGACTTGATGACGACGACTTGTTATAGGTGATCTTGATGGCAGAGTATCCCTGGTATAAGACGGTTGAGAAAGACCAGCCGCCAGAGCAAGGTGATTTCGTCTACTCATGTCCAA
It includes:
- a CDS encoding TIGR04255 family protein, which gives rise to MRLVFNMKRPILKNKPLVEAIFELRWALKTQESGSIVDPHYRIVLGSLYSRIRDEYPFHEQLPSASIPDEMAPFVVQHRFRKEQESWPLVQLGPGIITLNATEDYSWDDFSYRIDRLIESFFESYPDPNINLKVNMLSLRYIDAIGFDYSSEDLFCFLQKNLKVNAEIDSKLFEKCSVDKNPIAFDFRYAFPAKEEDSQLNFRVMRAKKNGRDVLLWDTQIVRISDEALSSVVEIMKWVSEAHSLAEEWFFGLIEGDLVRRFQ